In Aegilops tauschii subsp. strangulata cultivar AL8/78 chromosome 3, Aet v6.0, whole genome shotgun sequence, one genomic interval encodes:
- the LOC109765824 gene encoding disease resistance protein RPS2, whose product MAAVGSWFGAAIGTVISPFRDIFFRHAMYCFNPGKYVRDHDRDTQTLIGRRSGVQGEIRTGTPNGLVATDDADSWVKRANQAISEERRNHQHYDDRRIISKCCSLNCCANYKIAKRAVEARREVRACLDSIPSNSTVRPPPPSVIDIPIHSAQLASQDSILQTACESINNQVGMIGIWGPDGVGNTHLLNKINNSFVGPNPPYFVIFVTASRESLVRNIQAQIIQRLEIRKDDVVPNPATNISEQLRTRDFLLLVDGLYENLDLLEVGIPHPLGIIEGQFKRKVVITSQSKTVCDRMFVNEYIEMPGLGETESFELFAQTFGQEDIDSDPHIRAIAHDLVKELKGVPSDLIHFGKQMVGKSDPGEWEDVICTVRKLNLQKKDPTLGGRTLKNLKDATNNLVARSKDVHNKIKASEREGMTSTNEVNKWLEQVDTINYDVEVIFARNKLKKDVTMEAIKTVPQVQECLRACPNNIAFVSVPPPAQEIPGPCMSSQNRNLKEALQFIKDDPVGMIGIWGPGGVGKTYLLNSINNSIAVAGGISFDVIFVRASRGCSVEKIQGDFLMKLGMKADGNVESQSQKIFNFLKNRSFLILLDDLWEQIDLQAVGIPYPLGILGQFKRKVIITSRSENVCHLMDVKVPIEVPRLEDGEALQLFKQTVGQENLNEDPHIGALVIDLVKELQGLPSELIHFGKVLRRKRDPMQWENVIQAVKKSNLCKDDPLSVTGKIVKDLKDANKSLLARSNDIRRRIETDEREGRTSTIEVDGWLEKVAIINSGAQVIFNGYELNKDIRMEATEKLSEIQECLRACPDNNNIALESVPAPTQEIPGPSMSAENCNLQKALLFINDDPVGMIGIWGPGGVGKTYLLKNINNSFGGMSLHVIFVTASKGCSVQTIQEEILKKLRMPEGANVESQCQIIYEFLKNRSFLLLLDDLWEQIDLQAVGIPYPLGIVNQLKRKVVLTTRLRKVCGQMEVREELIVTCLQEEDAWQLFKEKVSQETLSSSPRIETLAKELVKELKGLPLALIVIGKAMYPKTDPIEWEYAIEHMQRSCCDEDNPLSIENIFGQLKFSYDNLRSDTLRHCFLTCALWPEDWEIIKADLAQCWMGLGLLDECDIQRSYSQAYSLIGDLRDACLLENRGNWYGSVKVHDVIRDMALWISCGCGENNNNWFVRAKVATEERFSIPWGKAEYISLMLNGMSKLPSFGNDHGPMKLMTLCLQNNYFDGSIVETIKNFASLTYLDLRTNLLKDIPEELCSLVNLEYLDLSHNPDIYQLPDCFGKLIKLKFLYLQCTDIRIIPKKVISNLKALQVIDMRTWRAYRGGGSINYNPAIFQELGTLDQLKAAGIEADGFTEYESLRDVAANLPIRSLIMGSLKETHPLCLSDILSADFARRTLFELEIIWSKMEQITGRQEPNYCFGTLNKLFLWFLVNLKEITWVGRSPASVFPRLTCVNVNSCSKLEHLSWTMYLPCLEQLEARFCDNMKEAFRRTVHHGEITSTGQESSSASEGTFPCLKQLRLSDNPKLITICDPDVTFPSLEQLVLTKSPELIRLPFQIHSLPLKLQELQFDDVECWDRLECEEGVKSFLQHCLKFGYVSEIS is encoded by the exons CCACCTTCTGTCATAGATATCCCCATCCATTCCGCTCAACTGGCAAGTCAAGACAGTATTCTCCAGACTGCTTGCGAGAGCATCAATAATCAAGTTGGAATGATTGGAATATGGGGTCCAGATGGAGTTGGGAACACACATCTCCTGAACAAGATCAACAACTCCTTTGTTGGACCTAACCCTCCATATTTTGTTATCTTTGTTACGGCCTCCAGAGAATCCTTGGTACGAAATATTCAAGCTCAAATTATACAACGTCTCGAAATAAGAAAGGATGATGTTGTGCCAAATCCAGCCACCAACATATCAGAACAACTCAGGACAAGAGACTTTCTCCTGTTGGTGGATGGCCTTTATGAGAACCTAGACCTTCTAGAAGTTGGCATTCCACATCCTCTTGGAATAATTGAGGGCCAATTCAAGAGGAAAGTGGTAATCACATCACAATCAAAAACTGTATGTGACCGAATGTTTGTGAATGAATATATAGAGATGCCTGGTTTGGGTGAGACTGAATCCTTCGAGCTATTTGCACAAACTTTTGGTCAGGAAGATATTGATTCTGATCCCCACATCAGGGCCATAGCTCATGATCTCGTAAAGGAACTAAAAGGTGTGCCGTCAGACTTAATACATTTTGGGAAACAAATGGTAGGTAAAAGCGATCCAGGGGAGTGGGAAGATGTCATTTGTACAGTAAGGAAGTTGAACCTTCAAAAGAAAGACCCAACTTTG GGTGGAAGGACTTTGAAAAATCTCAAGGATGCCACCAACAACTTGGTTGCGAGGAGCAAAGATGTCCATAATAAGATTAAGGCTTCCGAGCGGGAGGGCATGACATCCACGAATGAGGTGAACAAATGGCTGGAACAAGTGGATACCATCAATTATGATGTGGAGGTAATCTTTGCGCGCAACAAGTTGAAAAAGGATGTTACTATGGAAGCAATCAAGACGGTTCCTCAGGTCCAAGAATGTCTCAGGGCTTGTCCCAATAATATTGCATTTGTGTCAGTGCCACCTCCTGCCCAAGAGATACCGGGCCCCTGTATGTCTTCCCAGAACCGTAACCTTAAAGAGGCTCTCCAGTTCATTAAGGATGACCCTGTGGGAATGATTGGAATATGGGGTCCAGGTGGAGTTGGGAAAACATATCTTCTGAACAGTATCAATAACTCAATTGCTGTTGCTGGAGGCATTTCATTTGATGTTATCTTTGTGAGGGCCTCTAGGGGGTGTTCAGTGGAGAAGATCCAAGGAGATTTCCTAATGAAGCTCGGAATGAAAGCAGATGGTAATGTGGAATCTCAAAGCCAAAAGATTTTTAATTTCCTGAAAAACAGGAGCTTTCTTATACTGTTGGATGACCTTTGGGAGCAAATTGATCTGCAAGCAGTTGGCATTCCTTATCCTCTTGGAATTCTGGGCCAATTCAAGAGGAAAGTGATAATCACGTCACGATCAGAAAACGTATGTCATCTGATGGATGTGAAGGTGCCTATAGAAGTGCCTCGCTTGGAAGATGGTGAAGCACTCCAGCTATTTAAACAAACGGTTGGTCAGGAAAATCTGAATGAGGATCCGCACATCGGGGCCCTTGTGATAGATCTTGTCAAAGAACTACAAGGTCTGCCATCAGAATTGATACATTTTGGGAAGGTATTGCGAAGAAAAAGAGATCCAATGCAGTGGGAAAATGTCATTCAGGCAGTAAAGAAATCAAACCTTTGTAAGGATGACCCATTGTCTGTG ACAGGAAAGATTGTGAAAGATCTTAAGGATGCCAACAAAAGCTTGCTTGCAAGGAGCAATGACATCCGCCGTAGGATTGAGACTGACGAGCGAGAGGGCAGGACATCCACGATTGAGGTGGATGGATGGCTGGAAAAAGTTGCTATTATCAATTCTGGTGCACAGGTAATCTTCAATGGCTATGAGTTGAATAAGGATATCAGAATGGAGGCAACTGAGAAGCTTTCTGAGATCCAAGAATGTCTCAGGGCTTGTCCCGATAATAATAATATTGCACTTGAGTCTGTGCCGGCACCTACCCAAGAGATACCCGGTCCATCAATGTCTGCTGAGAACTGTAATCTTCAAAAGGCTCTCCTATTCATTAATGATGACCCTGTGGGAATGATTGGAATATGGGGTCCAGGTGGAGTGGGGAAAACATATCTTTTGAAAAATATCAATAACTCATTTGGAGGCATGTCCTTGCATGTTATCTTTGTGACAGCCTCCAAGGGGTGTTCAGTGCAAACCATCCAAGAGGAGATTCTAAAGAAGCTCAGAATGCCAGAAGGAGCTAATGTGGAATCTCAATGCCAAATCATTTACGAATTCCTGAAAAATAGAAGCTTTCTTCTTTTGTTGGATGACCTTTGGGAGCAAATTGATTTGCAAGCAGTTGGCATACCATATCCCCTTGGAATTGTAAACCAACTCAAAAGAAAAGTGGTTCTTACAACAAGATTAAGAAAAGTTTGTGGTCAAATGGAGGTAAGGGAAGAGTTAATAGTCACTTGTCTGCAGGAGGAGGATGCATGGCAGTTATTTAAAGAGAAGGTCAGTCAGGAAACTCTTTCTTCAAGTCCTCGTATTGAAACCCTTGCAAAAGAACTTGTGAAAGAGCTGAAGGGTTTGCCATTAGCTTTGATAGTTATTGGAAAGGCAATGTATCCAAAAACTGATCCGATTGAATGGGAATATGCTATCGAGCATATGCAACGATCATGTTGTGACGAGGATAATCCCCTGTCTATAGAAAATATTTTCGGACAACTCAAGTTTAGTTACGATAATTTACGGAGTGACACATTGAGACATTGTTTCTTGACTTGTGCACTGTGGCCAGAGGATTGGGAGATTATCAAAGCTGACCTTGCACAATGCTGGATGGGCTTAGGTCTATTGGATGAGTGTGATATTCAAAGGTCCTACTCACAAGCATATAGTCTAATCGGCGACCTTAGAGATGCATGTTTATTAGAGAACCGGGGAAATTGGTATGGTTCTGTTAAAGTGCATGACGTGATTCGTGATATGGCTTTGTGGATCTCTTGTGGCTGTGGTGAGAATAACAACAATTGGTTTGTCCGTGCAAAAGTTGCCACAGAAGAAAGATTTAGCATCCCTTGGGGCAAAGCTGAGTACATCTCGTTGATGTTGAATGGAATGAGTAAACTTCCTTCCTTTGGCAATGATCATGGCCCTATGAAACTGATGACATTATGCCTTCAAAATAATTATTTTGATGGAAGCATAGTTGAAACAATCAAGAATTTCGCTTCACTGACATATTTGGATTTGAGGACGAACCTTCTCAAGGACATACCTGAAGAATTATGCTCCTTAGTGAACTTGGAGTACCTTGATTTGTCACATAATCCTGACATATACCAATTGCCGGACTGCTTTGGAAAGCTCATTAAGCTCAAGTTCTTGTACTTGCAGTGCACGGACATACGAATAATACCAAAGAAGGTGATATCTAACCTTAAAGCTTTGCAAGTGATAGACATGAGGACTTGGCGGGCATATCGTGGAGGAGGCTCTATCAACTATAACCCTGCAATATTCCAAGAGTTGGGCACCCTTGATCAGTTGAAAGCAGCTGGTATTGAGGCCGATGGTTTCACAGAGTATGAATCACTAAGAGATGTCGCAGCTAATCTCCCCATTCGATCTTTAATTATGGGGAGTCTCAAAGAAACACACCCCTTATGCCTCTCTGATATTCTTTCAGCCGACTTTGCACGACGAACCTTGTTTGAACTGGAAATTATATGGAGCAAGATGGAGCAAATAACAGGAAGACAAGAACCAAACTACTGTTTTGGTACTCTGAATAAGCTCTTCCTGTGGTTTTTGGTGAACTTGAAAGAGATCACATGGGTGGGAAGGTCTCCAGCGTCTGTGTTTCCAAGGCTCACTTGTGTGAATGTGAATAGCTGCTCAAAGCTAGAGCACCTCTCTTGGACGATGTACCTGCCCTGCCTTGAGCAGTTGGAGGCACGTTTCTGCGACAACATGAAGGAAGCATTTCGGAGGACCGTGCATCACGGTGAAATAACGAGCACAGGTCAAGAGAGTTCAAGTGCATCTGAAGGTACATTTCCTTGCCTGAAACAGCTGCGCCTTTCGGACAACCCAAAGCTGATCACCATCTGTGATCCCGACGTGACGTTCCCGTCCCTGGAGCAGCTGGTGCTCACAAAGTCTCCAGAGTTGATCAGGCTCCCTTTCCAGATACACAGCTTGCCGCTAAAGCTGCAGGAGCTACAGTTTGATGATGTCGAATGCTGGGACAggttggaatgtgaagaaggtgtcAAATCTTTCCTACAACATTGTCTTAAATTTGGCTATGTGAGTGAAATATCATGA